The following are encoded in a window of Vigna unguiculata cultivar IT97K-499-35 chromosome 8, ASM411807v1, whole genome shotgun sequence genomic DNA:
- the LOC114194063 gene encoding receptor-like serine/threonine-protein kinase ALE2 produces the protein MILMSTSSVFILALLHLLILSFQVNSLSMNVLFASSEQAKTLLLKPSWQSLSQGPIVTPRPKLLHDDHHHHSGKPYPLVPSPYKDPACSQICTDPLTATPFGSPCGCIFPMKVRLVLGVAPLVVFPVIAELEIEVASGTFLKQSQVRIIGVSADNQNQWRTIVDIDLVPLGEKFDNTTAFLLYERFWHKKVHLNRSRFGDYATLYVVYPGIPSPLPPGYPIGSSPQPSETVGFLPITASVMSEHEKLTLKTILIIALCSAVPFLVLVGAFFILLKWWKIRSSSSAIGPSLTSYLNKRSGLESMLSGRIMSSRSMSLVSTIAASILSIKTFSFSELEKATDKFSSQRVLGEGGFGRVYSGTLDDGNEVAVKLLTRDGQNRDREFIAEVEMLSRLHHRNLVKLFGICIEGRRRCLVYELVCNGSVESHLHGADKKNCPLDWEARKRIAIGSARGLAYLHEDSNPRVIHRDFKASNVLLEDDFTPKISDFGLAREAGEGNRHISTRVMGTFGYVAPEYAMTGHLLVKSDVYSYGVVLLELITGRKSVDMSQPQGEENLVTWARPLLRCREDLEKLVDPFLAGKYDLDEMAKVTAIASMCVHPEVTQRPFMGEVVQALKLIYNDTNESEKESLWHESDFGGDLVFSDSSWLDGEGVTPTLTYGPESSLVPMEYSSGLLEMEKGTSSLNADETSLPIRHGNRSGPLRTARGKPSFTKLTRSRSDHVVSFQPCL, from the exons ATGATTTTGATGTCAACCTCCTCCGTGTTCATCCTTGCTCTCCTTCATTTGTTGATTCTCTCTTTCCAAG TGAACTCGCTTTCTATGAATGTCCTATTTGCTTCATCTGAACAAGCTAAAACATTGTTACTTAAACCTTCTTGGCAATCTCTGTCTCAAG GTCCTATTGTGACTCCAAGACCAAAACTTCTTCATGATGACCATCATCACCACAGTGGTAAACCTTATCCTTTGGTTCCATCCCCTTATAAAGACCCAG CTTGTAGCCAAATCTGTACTGATCCACTCACTGCAACTCCTTTCGGTTCACCTTGTGGCTGTATATTTCCCATGAAAGTCAGACTAGTACTGGGTGTAGCTCCTCTGGTTGTTTTCCCAGTCATTGCTGAGTTAGAGATTGAAGTTGCATCTGGAACATTTTTGAAGCAGAGCCAAGTGAGGATAATAGGTGTCAGTGCCGACAATCAAAATCAGTGGAGAACCATTGTTGATATCGACTTGGTTCCACTTGGGgaaaaatttgacaataccactGCATTTCTGTTGTATGAGAGGTTTTGGCACAAAAAAGTTCATCTAAATAGGAGCCGTTTTGGTGATTATGCAACATTGTACGTTGTTTATCCAG GTATTCCATCACCACTGCCACCTGGATATCCAATTGGGAGTAGTCCCCAGCCCAGTGAAACCGTTGGTTTTCTCCCAATCACTGCTTCCGTCATGAGTGAGCATGAGAAATTGACTCTTAAAACCATACTCATTATTGCTCTATGTTCTGCTGTACCCTTTTTAGTTTTGGTTGGAgcatttttcattttgttgaaATGGTGGAAAATTAGGAGCTCATCAAGTGCCATCGGCCCTTCACTCACGTCATATCTAAATAAGAGATCTG GCTTGGAATCTATGTTGTCCGGCAGAATTATGAGCTCAAGATCTATGTCCCTTGTGTCCACTATTGCTGCTTCTATTCTCTCCATTaaaacattttccttttctGAGCTTGAGAAAGCAACAGATAAATTCAGTTCTCAGAGAGTATTAGGAGAAGGAGGATTTGGACGAGTTTATTCTGGGACATTGGATGATGGAAATGAAGTAGCGGTTAAGCTGCTAACAAGGGATGGTCAGAATAGAGACCGTGAATTTATTGCAGAAGTTGAGATGCTAAGCCGTTTGCATCATCGTAATCTTGTGAAACTCTTTGGTATATGCATAGAAGGGAGAAGGCGTTGCTTGGTTTATGAGCTTGTTTGCAATGGCAGTGTTGAGTCTCATTTGCATG GTGCTGACAAGAAAAACTGCCCTCTGGATTGGGAAGCACGGAAAAGAATTGCTATTGGATCTGCAAGAGGTTTGGCCTATCTTCACGAGGATTCCAATCCTCGTGTAATTCACCGAGACTTTAAAGCTAGTAACGTGTTGTTAGAAGATGACTTTACTCCTAAGATTTCTGATTTCGGATTAGCCAGAGAAGCAGGTGAAGGAAATAGACATATTTCTACAAGGGTCATGGGTACTTTTGG GTATGTTGCCCCAGAATATGCAATGACAGGCCATTTACTAGTTAAAAGTGATGTTTATAGTTATGGTGTTGTGCTGCTTGAGCTTATAACAGGCAGAAAATCAGTGGACATGTCTCAACCTCAAGGAGAGGAGAATCTTGTAACGTGGGCTCGACCACTGTTGAGATGCAGGGAAGATCTAGAAAAGCTGGTGGATCCATTTTTGGCTGGAAAGTATGACTTGGATGAGATGGCAAAGGTGACTGCTATTGCTTCCATGTGCGTACACCCGGAGGTCACTCAAAGGCCTTTTATGGGTGAAGTTGTGCAGGCTCTTAAGTTGATCTACAACGACACCAATGAGAGTGAGAAGGAGTCTTTGTGGCATGAATCGGATTTTGGAGGTGACCTTGTGTTTTCTGATAGCAGTTGGTTGGATGGTGAAGGGGTAACCCCGACATTAACTTATGGACCAGAATCTTCCCTCGTCCCTATGGAGTACAGTTCTGGTCTGCTAGAAATGGAAAAGGGAACATCAAGCTTGAATGCAGATGAGACATCTTTGCCAATCAGGCACGGGAATAGATCAGGCCCCTTGAGAACAGCCCGGGGTAAGCCATCCTTTACTAAGCTTACTCGAAGTCGCAGTGATCATGTCGTATCCTTCCAACCGTGTTTGTAA